From Vigna unguiculata cultivar IT97K-499-35 chromosome 5, ASM411807v1, whole genome shotgun sequence, the proteins below share one genomic window:
- the LOC114184289 gene encoding transcription factor MYB113-like, translated as MGGVAWTEEEDHLLKKCIQQYGEGKWHRVPLLAGLNRCRKSCRLRWLNYLRPNIKRGNFAEEEVEMIIKLHKLLGNRWSLIAGRLPGRTANDVKNYWNCHLSKRLNAQEAEEKGGSRDVEVIRPQARNIGSSSVKRRGEGESEREKVVEQESSMSSLTYDADGQNQVVESQEDNIYACLDQQGIVNEYSMDFQLEGFEDVMKGEGSGNQWDWGDLLLDMDLYK; from the exons ATGGGTGGTGTTGCGTGGACAGAAGAAGAAGATCACTTGCTCAAGAAATGCATACAACAATATGGAGAAGGAAAGTGGCATCGTGTTCCTTTGCTTGCCG GTTTAAACCGGTGTCGAAAGAGTTGCAGGCTAAGATGGCTGAACTATCTCCGTCCGAACATCAAGAGGGGAAATTTTGCGGAGGAAGAAGTGGAGATGATAATCAAACTCCACAAATTATTAGGCAACAG GTGGTCACTGATTGCAGGAAGGCTACCAGGAAGAACTGCTAATGATGTGAAAAACTATTGGAACTGTCATCTGAGCAAAAGACTAAATGCTCAAGAAGCAGAAGAAAAAGGTGGAAGCAGAGATGTTGAAGTGATTAGGCCTCAGGCTAGGAATATTGGTTCAAGCTCAGTGAAAAGAAGGGGTGAGGGAGAATCTGAAAGAGAGAAAGTGGTTGAGCAAGAGAGCAGCATGTCCTCACTGACATATGATGCTGATGGACAGAACCAAGTGGTTGAATCACAGGAAGACAACATATATGCATGTTTGGACCAACAAGGAATTGTTAATGAATATTCAATGGATTTTCAATTAGAAGGGTTTGAAGATGTGATGAAAGGGGAGGGGAGTGGAAACCAATGGGATTGGGGTGATTTACTCCTTGACATGGATTTGTATAAGTGA